One window from the genome of Pyxicephalus adspersus chromosome 6, UCB_Pads_2.0, whole genome shotgun sequence encodes:
- the LOC140332693 gene encoding olfactory receptor 13G1-like, with translation MNRNNSLVSEFIILGLSTRPELEAFLFILFLIIYMVALTGNVIILLLSITDPGLKTPMYFFLGLLSFLDIWCTSATLPKMLSGYVTQSKVISYYGCVAQLFFFTWPMGIELLLLTVMAYDRYVAIRNPLRYASIMNQRVCINIAIIISIIGSFNSVTHTYCTFRLPYCDDNKINHFFCEIMPLLKLACADTYINEIVVFMADFILGICCFLLTCISYAFIFNTIFKIRTAEGKRKAFSTCASHIIIVSMYYGAVIFTYIRPRSSLSLEKDKIISALYAVITPTFNPIIYSLRNKEVKEAFQRVVYMMLISKRTKNKRKFWRRNCQVMPCRSTSVTSKRVLSAEGGIVANKQKMTGDLFQPPVPDDKQ, from the exons atgAACAGAAATAATTCTCTAGTTTCTGAATTTATTATCTTGGGTTTGTCTACTCGTCCAGAACTGGAAGCTTTCCTTTTTATTCTGTTCTTGATCATTTATATGGTGGCATTGACTGGCAATGTAATCATCCTTCTTCTGTCCATCACAGACCCCGGTCTTAAAAcgccaatgtatttctttttgggGCTGTTGTCATTTCTTGATATCTGGTGTACGTCAGCTACATTACCTAAGATGCTCTCAGGCTATGTGACACAGTCTAAAGTAATTTCATATTATGGCTGTGTAGCCCAGTTATTCTTCTTCACATGGCCAATGGGTATTGAACTTTTACTCCTTACAGTGATGGCTTATGACCGATATGTCGCAATTAGAAATCCACTTCGTTATGCATCAATAATGAATCAAAGAGTCTGTATAAACATAGCTATTATTATCTCTATTATAGGTTCTTTTAATTCAGTGACACACACATATTGTACCTTCAGGCTTCCATATTGTGATGACAATAAAATTAATCACTTCTTCTGTGAGATAATGCCTTTGCTAAAACTGGCATGTGCAGACACCTACATCAATGAGATTGTAGTCTTTATGGCTGATTTTATCCTTGGTATTTGTTGCTTCTTACTCACTTGTATTTCATATGCCTTCATTTTCAACACTATATTTAAAATACGTACAGCTGAAGGCAAGCGAAAAGCCTTCTCCACATGTGCCTCCCATATAATAATTGTATCTATGTATTATGGAGCCGTTATTTTTACTTACATCAGACCAAGGTCAAGTCTGTCTTTGgagaaagataaaataatatctgCACTATATGCAGTAATCACGCCTACTTTTAACCCTATTATATATAGTCTAAGGAATAAAGAAGTGAAAGAGGCATTCCAACGA GTGGTCTACATGATGCTGATTAGTAAAAGAACGAAGAACAAAAGGAAGTTCTGGAGAAGAAATTGTCAG GTGATGCCTTGTAGATCCACGAGTGTCACATCAAAGAGAGTTCTCAGTGCGGAAGGTGGAATTGTtgctaacaaacaaaaaatgactgGTGACCTGTTTCAGCCACCTGTTCCTGATGACAAGCAGTAA
- the LOC140332694 gene encoding olfactory receptor 6F1-like: MNTRNESQMAEFVLLGFPSNRELQLLLFFVFLGFYLLTIAANLLIIGTVSIDFNLRKIPMYIFLCHFSFLEIWYITATVPKMLVDFIADNNIISYKGCIAQIYFFFALGFTELFFLVMMGFDRYLAICHPLRYNAIMTRKLCSRMAMWSWICGFSSSLLLTIPSSRFLFCGPTVINHFFCDYIPLLGISCNKTFATDVICYALAWIIILYSFLFTTISYVQIIKTISHLPSLLSRRKAFSTCVSHLTVVLTFYGTIIFMYIRPTTQYSLHIDKFVSVSYAIVIPLLNPIVYTLRNKEIHDALRKIATHGCRII; encoded by the coding sequence ATGAATACCAGAAATGAAAGCCAAATGGCAGAGTTTGTACTGTTGGGATTTCCCAGCAACAGAGAACTACAGTTacttctgttttttgtatttttaggctTTTACCTCCTGACCATTGCTGCAAACCTGCTCATTATTGGGACTGTATCAATAGATTTCAATCTCAGAAAGATCCCTATGTATATTTTCTTGTGccacttttcttttcttgaaatCTGGTATATCACTGCTACTGTGCCAAAAATGCTGGTGGACTTTATAGCTGACAACAACATCATTTCCTACAAAGGCTGTATAGCACAGATCTATTTCTTCTTTGCATTAGGATTCACTGAGCTATTCTTTCTTGTTATGATGGGATTTGACAGGTATTTGGCAATATGTCATCCACTACGTTATAATGCCATCATGACAAGAAAACTATGCAGTCGCATGGCAATGTGGTCCTGGATTTGTGGCTTTTCAAGCAGCCTATTATTGACTATTCCCAGCTCTAGATTTTTATTCTGTGGTCCAACAGTcattaaccattttttttgtgattacatCCCATTACTAGGCATctcctgtaataaaacatttgctacagaTGTGATTTGTTATGCCTTAGCTTGGATTATCATACTGTATTCTTTTCTCTTTACCACTATCTCATATGTGCAAATAATTAAGACAATCAGTCATCTTCCATCCCTATTAAGTAGGAGAAAAGCATTTTCCACATGTGTCTCTCATTTGACAGTTGTATTGACCTTTTATGGtacaataatttttatgtatattcgcCCAACCACTCAATACAGTTTACATATAGATAAATTTGTATCTGTATCTTATGCTATTGTAATTCCATTATTGAATCCTATAGTGTACACACTCCGAAACAAAGAGATCCATGATGCATTAAGAAAAATAGCTACACATGGATGTAGAATCATTTAG